A genomic region of Papaver somniferum cultivar HN1 chromosome 7, ASM357369v1, whole genome shotgun sequence contains the following coding sequences:
- the LOC113297789 gene encoding GPI mannosyltransferase 3-like, giving the protein MKRKPCSVVPPTEDHDEKPNLFKRKDDETTSKAGFFSSSKQILTLCLVFRMVNSLLVQTYFNPDEHWQALEVAHRIAFGYGHLTWEWSKGIRSYLHPMMFVPLYKFLSFFGLDAPWFMIRAPRLLQSVISSVGDFYLYKLAHRIFGERVAQWTLFSQLVNWFTFFCFTRTLSNNLETVLTLVGLYYWPSFRHSSKHFLLASRKWGLVVAALACAVRPTSAITWLYVGLLELFETKDRIKFIFLEIAPIGSLVLGFTCLVDWLMYGSWIFVPLNFLKFNFLSSGGDYYGTHKWHWYFTQGFTVMLFTFIPFTIAGVFKSRQWKLFGLMAWVLGLYSMLGHKEFRFVMPVLPIALMFSGYSLASLEDTVSKDINRKISSDLRNKCPSRMQFGLFFLLVTNLPMALYMSLVHQRGSEDVMNFLSHEALEDRVKSVLFLTPCHATPYYSTLHRNLPMRFLDCSPSESRETLDESDRFMIDPVGFLSDMVKGWAVPSHIVLFDSQEKQLKEFLISHSFIEIKRFFHAHFKVDRELQGSIVVYTLTSQ; this is encoded by the exons ATGAAGAGAAAACCATGTTCAGTAGTTCCACCAACTGAAGATCACGATGAGAAACCCAATTTGTTTAAAAGGAAAGACGACGAAACCACCTCTAAGGCTGGCTTCTTTTCATCGTCAAAGCAAATTCTGACATTATGCTTGGTATTCCGGATGGTGAACTCATTGTTGGTGCAAACTTATTTCAATCCCGATGAACATTGGCAAGCACTTGAAGTGGCCCACCGTATTGCATTCGG ATATGGGCACTTAACATGGGAATGGTCAAAGGGAATTCGCAGTTACTTGCATCCAATGATGTTTGTCCCTCTATATAAGTTTCTCTCCTTTTTTGGTCTTGATGCTCCCTGGTTCATG ATTAGAGCACCCCGGCTTTTGCAGTCTGTGATTTCCTCAGTTGGTGATTTTTACTTGTACAAACTTGCTCATCGCATATTTGGCGAGCGTGTTGCGCAGTGGACA CTCTTTTCTCAATTGGTGAACTGGTTCACATTCTTCTGTTTCACTCGAACCTTATCAAATAACCTGGAGACAGTTTTGACGCTCGTAGGTTTATACTACTGGCCCTCTTTCAGACACTCTTCTAAACATTTTCTTCTGGCTTCAAGAAAATGGGGTTTGGTCGTAGCAGCCCTAGCTTGCGCCGTTCGGCCTACTAGTGCTATCACATGGTTGTATGTTGGTCTTTTGGAGCTGTTTGAAACGAAGGATCGAATAAAATTCATATTTCTTGAGATTGCCCCTATTGG ATCGCTGGTGCTTGGGTTCACATGCTTAGTGGATTGGCTTATGTATGGCTCATGGATATTTGTtcctcttaattttctcaaattcaattTTCTTTCTTCCGGTGGAGACTATTATGGAACGCACAAGTGGCATTGGTACTTCACTCAGGGGTTTACCGTCATGCTCTTCACATTCATACCCTTCACCATAGCTGGCGTTTTTAAGTCCAGGCAATGGAAGCTTTTTGGCCTGATGGCATGGGTTTTAGGACTTTATAGCATGCTTGGGCACAAAGAATTCAG GTTTGTCATGCCCGTGCTACCAATAGCTTTAATGTTCTCTGGATATTCATTAGCGTCACTGGAAGATACTGTCTCTAAGGATATTAATAGAAAAATCTCATCAGATTTGCGAAACAAGTGTCCTTCTAGAATGCAGTTTGGTCTATTTTTTCTTCTTGTAACAAATCTCCCAATGGCGTTATATATGAGTTTAGTTCATCAG AGAGGAAGTGAAGATGTTATGAACTTTTTATCACACGAAGCCCTCGAAGATAGAGTTAAGAGTGTCCTTTTCTTGACGCCCTGCCATGCTACACCATACTATTCCACATTGCATCGCAACTTGCCCATGCGTTTTCTTGATTGCTCTCCAAG TGAGAGTAGGGAAACACTTGATGAATCAGATCGTTTCATGATCGACCCAGTTGGATTTTTGTCTGATATGGTAAAGGGTTGGGCTGTACCTAGTCACATAGTATTATTTGATTCCCAAGAAAAACAACTCAAGGAATTTCTGATCTCCCATTCATTTATAGAG ATAAAAAGGTTTTTCCATGCTCACTTCAAGGTTGATCGAGAGCTTCAAGGATCCATTGTTGTGTACACCCTAACAAGCCAATAG